The window aaatacACAACTCATAGGCCACGCTTGCAAGAAGGAATCGCCGCACGTGCCCAATGATGACAAGTCCAACACAAGATTAAACTCTGGATTCTCGTCCCCGAATCCAAGCTTCAACCCACCATCTTAAACAAGGACACTACGCAGGCGCGTCTCGACATAGCCTAATCAGACATCTTGTATTTTCATCGGAGTGCATAAGGTCGTCGTTGAAGCCGTATGTACCATCATCCTTTATCCGGTTATCGATGCCTCGATAGCCGGCTACCTCTAGAGAAGACACTAGAAGACAGACGACCCATACCGCGTGTCTCCTGCCAGTATCGCACCACCTTCGATCCAGCAGCAACAATAACTCCACACCAGATAGCCACTAACTCTATGATAAAagacaaaatcaaaacaaaaaatacACAACTCATAGGCCACGCTTGCAAGAAGGAATCGCCGCACGTGCCCAATGATGACAAGTCCAACACAAGATTAAACTCTGGATTCTCGTCCCCGAATCCAAGCTTCAACCCACCATCTTAAATAAGGACACAACGCAGGCGCGTCTCGACATAGCCTAATCAGACATCTTGTGTTTTCATCGGAGTGCATAAGGTCGTCGTTGAAGCCGTATGTACCATCATCCTTTATCCGGTTATCGATGCCTCGATAGCCGGCTACCTCTAGAGAAGACACTAGAAGACAGACGACCCATACCGCGTGTCTCCTGCCAGTATCGCACCACCTTCGATCCAGCAACAACAATAACTCCACACCAGATAGCCACTAACTCTATGATAAAagacaaaatcaaaacaaaaaatacACAACTCATAGGCCACGCTTGCAAGAAGGAATCGCCGCACGTGCCCAATGATGACAAGTCCAACACAAGATTAAACTCTGGATTCTCATCCCCGAATCCAAGCTTCAACCCACCATCTTAAACAAGGACACTACGCAGGCGCGTCTCGACATAGCCTAATCAGACATCTTGTATTTTCATCGGAGTGCATAAGGTCGTCGTTGAAGCCGTATGTACCATCATCCTTTATCCGGTTATCGATGCCTCGATAGCCGGCTACCTCTAGAGAAGACACTAGAAGACAGACGACCCATACCGCGTGTCTCCTGCCAGTATCGCACCACCTTCGATCCAGCAGCAACAATAACTCCACACCAGATAGCCACTAACTCTATGATAAAagacaaaatcaaaacaaaaaatacACAACTCATAGGCCACGCTTGCAAGAAGGAAGCGCCGCACGTGCCCAATGATGACAAGTCCAACACAAGATTAAACTCTGGATTCTCGTCCCCGAATCCAAGCTTCAACCCACCATCTTAAACAAGGACACTACGCAGGCGCGTCTCGACATAGCCTAATCAGACATCTTGTATTTTCATCGGAGTGCATAAGGTCGTCGTTGAAGCCGTATGTACCATCATCCTTTATCCGGTTATCGATGCCTCGATAGCCGGCTACCTCTAGAGAAGACACTAGAAGACAGACGACCCATACCGCGTGTCTCCTGCCAGTATCGCACCACCTTCGATCCAGCAGCAACAATAACTCCACACCAGATAGCCACTAACTCTATGATAAAagacaaaatcaaaacaaaaaatacACAACTCATAGGCCACGCTTGCAAGAAGGAATCGCCGCACGTGCCCAATGATGACAAGTCCAACACAAGATTAAACTCTGGATTCTCGTCCCCGAATCCAAGCTTCAACCCACCATCTTAAACAAGGACACTACGCAGGCGCGTCTCGACATAGCCTAATCAGACATCTTGTATTTTCATCGGAGTGCATAAGGTCGTCGTTGAAGCCGTATGTACCATCATCCTTTATCCGGTTATCGATGCCTCGATAGCCGGCTACCTCTAGAGAAGACACTAGAAGACAGACGACCCATACCGCGTGTCTCCTGCCACTATCGCACCACCTTCGATCCAGCAGCAACAATAACTCCACACCAGATAGCCACTAACTCTATGATAAAagacaaaatcaaaacaaaaaatacACAACTCATAGGCCACGCTTGCAAGAAGGAATCGCCGCACGTGCCCAATGATGACAAGTCCAACACAAGATTAAACTCTGGATTCTCGTCCCCGAATCCAAGCTTCAACCCACCATCTTAAATAAGGACACAACGCAGGCGCGTCTCGACATAGCCTAATCAGACATCTTGTGTTTTCATCGGAGTGCATAAGGTCGTCGTTGAAGCCGTATGTACCATCATCCTTTATCCGGTTATCGATGCCTCGATAGTCGGCTACCTCTAGAGAAGACACTAGAAGACAGACGACCCATACCGCGTGTCTCCTGCCAGTATCGCACCACCTTCGATCCAGCAGCAACAATAACTCCACACCAGATAGCCACTAACTCTATGATAAAagacaaaatcaaaacaaaaaatataCAACTCATAGGCCACGCTTGCAAGAAGGAATCGCCGCACATGCCCAATGATGACAAGTCCAACACAAGATTAAACTCTGGATTCTCATCCCCGAATCCAAGCTTCAACCCACCATCTTAAACAAGGACACTACGCAGGCGCGTCTCGACATAGCCTAATCAGACATCTTGTGTTTTCATCGGAGTGCATAAGGTCGTCGTTGAAGCCGTATGTACCATCATCCTTTATCCGGTTATCGATGCCTCGATAGCCGGCTACCTCTAGAGAAGACACTAGAAGACAGACGACCCATACCGCGTGTCTCCTGCCAGTATCGCACCACCTTCGATCCAGCAGCAACAATAACTCCACACCAGATAGCCACTAACTCTATGATAAAagacaaaatcaaaacaaaaaatacACAACTCATAGGCCACGCTTGCAAGAAGGAATCGCCGCACGTGCCCAATGATGACAAGTCCAACACAAGATTAAACTCTGGATTCTCGTCCCCGAATCCAAGCTTCAACCCACCATCTTAAACAAGGACACAACGCAGGCGCGTCTCGACATAGCCTAATCAGACATCTTGTGTTTTCATCGGAGTGCATAAGGTCGTCGTTGAAGCCGTATGTACCATCATCCTTTATCCGGTTATCGATGCCTCGATAGCCGGCTACCTCTAGAGAAGACACTAGAAGACAGACGACCCATACCGCGTGTCTCCTGCCAGTATCGCACCACCTTCGATCCAGCAGCAACAATAACTCCACACCAGATAGCCACTAACTCTATGATAAAagacaaaatcaaaacaaaaaatacACAACTCATAGGCCACGCTTGCAAGAAGGAATCGCCGCACGTGCCCAATGATGACAAGTCCAACACAAGATTAAACTCTGGATTCTCATCCCCGAATCCAAGCTTCAACCCACCATCTTAAACAAGGACACTACGCAGGCGCGTCTCGACATAGCCTAATCAGACATCTTGTATTTTCATCGGAGTGCATAAGGTCGTCGTTGAAGCCGTATGTACCATCATCCTTTATCCGGTTATCGATGCCTCGATAGCCGGCTACCTCTAGAGAAGACACTAGAAGACAGACGACCCATACCGCGTGTCTCCTGCCAGTATCGCACCACCTTCGATCCAGCAGCAACAATAACTCCACACCAGATAGCCACTAACTCTATGATAAAagacaaaatcaaaacaaaaaatacACAACTCATAGGCCACACTTGCAAGAAGGAATCGCCGCACGTGCCCAATGATGACAAGTCCAACACAAGATTAAACTCTGGATTCTCGTCCCCGAATCCAAGCTTCAACCCACCATCTTAAACAAGGACACTACGCAGGCGCGTCTCGACATAGCCTAATCAGACATCTTGTATTTTCATCGGAGTGCATAAGGTCGTCGTTGAAGCCGTATGTACCATCATCCTTTATCCGGTTATCGATGCCTCGATAGCCGGCTACCTCTAGAGAAGACACTAGAAGACAGACGACCCATACCGCGTGTCTCCTGCCACTATCGCACCACCTTCGATCCAGCAGCAACAATAACTCCACACCAGATAGCCACTAACTCTATGATAAAagacaaaatcaaaacaaaaaatacACAACTCATAGGCCACGCTTGCAAGAAGGAATCGCCGCACGTGCCCAATGATGACAAGTCCAACACAAGATTAAACTCTGGATTCTCGTCCCCGAATCCAAGCTTCAACCCACCATCTTAAACAAGGACACTACGCAGGCGCGTCTCGACATAGCCTAATCAGACATCTTGTATTTTCATCGGAGTGCATAAGGTTGTCGTTGAAGCCGTATGTACCATCATCCTTTATCCGGTTATCGATGCCTCGATAGCCGGCTACCTCTAGGGAAGACACTAGAAGACAGACGTCCCATACCGCGTGTCTCCTGCCACTATCGCACCACCTTCGATCCAGCAGCAACGGGCTAGACATGAGACCTCTGCCAGAGCCACCGTGCAACATGTGCCAATAGCAGGCATGACTTGATGCCCCGCATGAGACGTCATGCGTAGCATCCGCCTGCGACGCATTCGTCGGAGGCTTCACCTGCCCGACGACAGGCACTGCCCAACGACTCCAAAAGAGACACATGTGTCACTTGCTGAGCCGCATCAAACACGGTCTATTGATGGAGTGAATGTCCAATACGGCCACTAGCCTTAGAAAGGCCGTCACCACCTTGAGATCTAGAGTTGCCATACTCTCTAACTAGTGTTGTGTCATCTAAAAAAATAGTGTTGTCTCGACAATTTTTTTAACACACTACAAACACAGATATCCATAAACGCATTCGTAGTCGACGACAATAATGTCTCCCCATTGGACGAACATTGCCGAAAAGCCATATGGGCATTCCACCTGTCATACgcccaaaggcaggtgccttaagacACCGAAGCAGCGTCCGGGCATTTGTAGTCGACGGTAGGGAAAATGCGAGCATAGTGGCAACTTTAGAACTTAAACTCTATATGGGCTGGTTTGATCATGTTGGTCGAAAATTGACAACTTgtgtaatactccctccgtctcaaaaaaAGTGTCTCAATTTAAAATCTGTTTAATGTGTCAAGACAATTATTTTATCTCAACTTTAAAATTTATATTAATACTAGTATAAACTTTTTTAAGGGAATATTAGTATAAAGTTATACTTACGTGTCAAGACACTTATTTTGTCACCGCAAAAAAAAAATCACTTATTTTGAGACCCAGGAGTAATGGCCTCTATAACGTGCCGCCCACGACCACCGTCACTCAATACACGAGTCCGCTCGCCTCAGGAGACGCCGATTACGGAGCCGTTTCGATCTCTTTCTTTCCTGCCGAATCCAAAACAGAACGCTCCAGCGGCTCTTCTCCCCTCCCTCCACCTTCTTCTCCCCTCCCTCTCGCCCTCCGCGGGGCAAAACCCTAGATCCTCCTCCCGCTTAAACCCTCCAACAAGGTAATGCCTCTCGCCCCTATGCCGGAGCGTCGGCCCTGGATCTCCTCCCGTCGACCTCTCCTCCCCGTTTGCCCTTGCGTGGCGTAAGGAATTCCCTGGTGACTTATTAGTGGCCGCTTCCCCTGTTTCAGCGCGGCGGCAGGATGGCGGAGCCGTCCAAGGTGATCCACATCCGGAACGTCGGCCACGAGATCACCGAGGTGAGAAGAGGCGGAAATCCTGCACTTTCGCCTCGTCGATTCTGCGTTCCGTCCGGGGCAATCCGCTTTTCGTTTCTGAATAAATAATAATAATCGGGGGAGCGGCTTCCCTGAATAAAGATTTCGCTTTTACTGCCTTTTGCACCCGGCGTGTGCCTCTCCTTACCGTTCTTCGCCGCAGGCCGATCTGCTCCAGCTGCTGCAGCCGTTCGGCTCGGTATCCAAGCTCGTCATGCTGCGTGGCAAGAATCAGGTGGGTTCTTTTCTTCGCTGTTGTCCGGTGCTGTTTTTTTTTTCGTTAAGCAATCAAGCAGTCCTGGTGTTGAAAATTGTTGTGTTGCGGTGTAGGCCCTTCTCCAGATGCAAGACATTCATTCTTCCGTGAGCGCGCTGCAGTACTACAGTGGTGTCCAACCTAGCGTAAGGTGATGCGGTTCTTGATTGTGTTGGTCTTTCGATGCCAAGAGCCCAGCATTTACTCATGCTTGCTGCTACGCAGTTGCACTTAGTTTTTGCAATGTTTAGATTCTACTAGTACCTAGTTATGGCTCGTTCTGGATAATGCATGCTTAATGATACGGTTTGCGCCTCGTGACCTGCTTTCTTTATGTCAACAAATATAAATGTAGTATCGTGCTGGTTTGTTACCTTATTTTTACCTAAAAGACAACCGTGTTTCCTCATATTTTTGTTTGGTATGTTCTCATTCCTTTTCTCATTCGTGTGCACCCTTTTATGTCAATTTAGGGGAAGGCATGTTTACATGCAATTTTCATCCCATCAAGAACTTACCACTGACCAGAGCTCTCATAGCCGGAATTCTGATCAGGTATATACTTGTCTACCCTTGACTTGTAAGATTTGTTTTATAAGTTTCTCAGAGTTATCCGGAGTTGTTAGTAACTTAGTATCATTAGTGAACTATGAAATCTCTATCCTTAGTGTTTTTAGAGCTTCGTGTTGAGCAATCAGCTGCATGATACTCTTAACTAATATTTAGCTGTGGCAATACCTCGGTGGTACAACATTGACTTATAAAGGGTTTTTAGATTCTGTAAGTCCAGGTTGTGGATGATTTTCAAAATAATGACATGTGTTCTTAAGTTATTAAACCCTACTTTGACTTGTTTGTGGATGTGAAGTGTGCATAATGCTTGCCTCGATTACACATTGATGCGCTATCTAGTTCCGTCAGTTACAAAGTTGCATGAAATGGTTTTGCCGTGGGACTATATTTGTGTAAAGGTGTCTACAAGGCTACAAGATTAGGATATGATTGTGGTATCATGCTAAGATGGAACCTACAACTAGGAAATATAGTGTGATTATGTAAAAATAGAAATTTGAATTACTGTGACAGTGACACCATAAATTGTGGAAATACTTCATACATCAAAATTTGAAGGACGGTTAGCTATGTTTAGTATCTTCTCATCATTTCTTTTAGTTAGCTGAGTTAAATCGCATGTTATATCTACTGCCTCTTATTTTTCCAACTAGATATACCTATCTTTTCCTCTCTATTTATTCTTTTCTTTCTCCCACTCTTCTGTCTTGGTGGTCGTCTGCTGGCCCTCAGGAATCAGAACCCAACCGAATCCTTCTAGTTACCGTCCACCACGTGCTCTATCCTATATCGGTGGAGATTCTGCATCAAGTTTTCAAAGCATATGGATATGTGGAGAAGATTGTCAAATTTCAGAAGTCAGCTGGTCAGACTCCACATCTCTTTCTCTCTCACACACCCATATGTAAACTTCATATGAATGCTCTGATTCACTCCCCAGTTTGCGCGTGAATGATAATGTTGATGTATTAACAAGTATCTGTAATATGCGTAACAGGCTATAACTTCTGCAGAAAACAGCAGGTGTATTGTCAAACTGTATGAACAATGTGTGTAGTACATATCAATTGATAACATTGGGTGTAACATTCTGTAGCAACGGGTTAAGCACGGTTTGAAAACATGTGTACTAATAATTGTAGCAGTATAGCACCAACAAAAAAAGAATTATAGTGGCATATGTTACTATAGACTAGTGCTTTTGTCTGTCCTTCAACTGGAATAAACAGTTGGTTATCTATTACTATCTGAAATAGATGATTCAATACATTTTGTTTGATTGGTGCAGGCTTTCAGGCCCTCATCCAGTATCAATCACGTCATGAGGCTGTGGAAGCACTTGCTGCTTTGCATGTAATTACTTCATGGCTCCATTTGTGTCCTGGATTCTACGTATGATTCTCATACATCTTAATCTTACAAACCAAACTTTTCCAGGGAAGGAACATATATGATGGTTGCTGCCAGCTAGACATCCAATATTCCAAGTATGAGCTTTGACTAATCCTAGTTGAAATTTATTTTTTTCTCAGTTGTTATATCTGATTGTTTTTCTTTATTTATGTGGATATCCAGTCTCTGCGAACTGCAAGTCCATTTCAACAATGAAAGAACTAGGTAAGGTCAATTTGTCAGTTCTCATATCTACAAGCAACATAGTTAATGCAGTCATGGGCATCCCAGTTACTCTGTAGCATCAGTTAACATGAAAGTCACCCGTGGTGAATCTCTTTTCTTGTCCAGGGATTTCACGAATCCATCATTGCCTACAGAACAACGTCCAAGGCCCTCCCAGGTTGAGTGGTTCTCTGTATTTTGCTATATATCTCACTTGTTACATTCATCATTTATGCTCTGAAGCTATAACCACTGTATGTTTTAATTGGTTGGAGCAGCAAGGTTTTCCAGATCCTGGGGGTCTCCATCCTTTCCAACAACCTGGAGGTAGCTTACTACATTGGATTTTCAATAAATAATCTTTTTGATAATGAAAAATATCTTATTTAGTTTCCTTTCTTGTACAGGTCCGTATACACAGGTTGGTGTCTGACTGCCTTTGAATGGTGTTACTCCAGTGTTGTGTTTTTGTTCCATCTTGTTCAAATATCCCTGTGAGTTCTCATACaaaagtatttgaatttgtgcAACAGATGGGAAGAGCTGCAACGGTTGCAGCTGCATTTGGTGGAACTTTACCGCCTGGAGTGACCGGTACCAATGAACGGTGCACACTGATAGTCAGTAATTTGAACACTGATGTAAGATTTGAATCTTCGAAGGCTCCTTTCACAATCTTGATATTTTGACTACCTTTTCAAATGTCCGAGTATGCATGGAAAATGTGGTTGTTGAGCAGGACTTGTCTTTCTTATTGTTGTAAGGACCGAACTGACCATTAAGGGAAGTCTTACGACAAATGTGGCCATTAATCTTAAGTATTTTAATGGTGGTGGACGCCAACCTATATAGGCTGTTCAAGCTTCTCTTGAGATTCCATGTAGAGGTTATATACCTTGGACGATCGTCTTTCATTGTTAACTTTTCTCTGTGCAGAAAACCAACGAGGATAAGCTTTTCAATCTCTTCTCTTTATATGGAAACATAGTTCGAATCAAGGTGCTGCACAACAAACCAGATCTTGCCCTTGT is drawn from Aegilops tauschii subsp. strangulata cultivar AL8/78 chromosome 1, Aet v6.0, whole genome shotgun sequence and contains these coding sequences:
- the LOC109747209 gene encoding polypyrimidine tract-binding protein homolog 3, with the translated sequence MAEPSKVIHIRNVGHEITEADLLQLLQPFGSVSKLVMLRGKNQALLQMQDIHSSVSALQYYSGVQPSVRGRHVYMQFSSHQELTTDQSSHSRNSDQESEPNRILLVTVHHVLYPISVEILHQVFKAYGYVEKIVKFQKSAGFQALIQYQSRHEAVEALAALHGRNIYDGCCQLDIQYSNLCELQVHFNNERTRDFTNPSLPTEQRPRPSQQGFPDPGGLHPFQQPGGPYTQMGRAATVAAAFGGTLPPGVTGTNERCTLIVSNLNTDKTNEDKLFNLFSLYGNIVRIKVLHNKPDLALVEMADGLQAELAVNYLKGATLFGNKLEVNYSKYPTITPAPDAHDYINSGLNRFNSNVVKNYRHCCAPTKMIHVSALAQDVSEEALLAHLSEHGSVVGTKLFEVNGKRQALVLFESEEEATEALVSKHATPLEGGTIRISFSQMQSL